Proteins encoded by one window of Blastopirellula marina:
- a CDS encoding Gfo/Idh/MocA family protein translates to MDRRRFLTTAAAVTAISSLPRSTWAQDLLDIKPKRVGLIGCGWYGKCDLMRLIQVAPVEVVSICDVDSQMLSGAAELVASRQKSGKQPQQYGDYRKMLAEKDLDICLIGTPDHWHALAMIEACKAGADVYCQKPISRDIVEGQAMLAAARKYDRVVQVGTQRRSTAHLIEARDKVIREGLLGTIGHAEICCYYGMGRNRTAENCPPPEYLDYEMWTGPAPKLPFNPVMHPRSWRMFQEFGNGIMGDMCIHMLDTVRWMLDLGWPTSVNSRGGTYVYTDATGNVPDTQVATFDFGNLDVVWTHRTYGDAPDRDYPWAVFLYGDKGTLKASVNKYEFFPKGKKEATLSGAPQTEWDKYPEDQHEKDLEQHVAAANRAHQRDFLKAIEQRTRPVADIEQGHISTASCILANMSLQLGRSLTWDAAAGKVKGDDEANKLLAREYRGFWVHPTAENV, encoded by the coding sequence ATGGATCGTCGCCGGTTTCTTACGACGGCTGCCGCCGTGACTGCCATTAGTTCGTTGCCGCGTTCGACTTGGGCGCAGGATCTATTGGATATCAAGCCGAAGAGGGTCGGACTGATTGGCTGTGGGTGGTATGGCAAGTGCGACTTGATGCGATTGATTCAGGTCGCCCCGGTCGAGGTGGTTTCGATTTGCGACGTCGATTCGCAGATGCTCAGTGGCGCAGCCGAATTGGTTGCTTCGCGGCAGAAGTCTGGCAAGCAGCCGCAGCAGTATGGTGACTACCGGAAGATGCTCGCCGAGAAGGATCTCGACATCTGCCTGATCGGTACGCCAGACCATTGGCATGCGCTGGCCATGATCGAGGCCTGCAAGGCCGGGGCCGACGTTTACTGCCAGAAACCGATCAGCCGTGATATTGTCGAAGGTCAGGCCATGCTGGCCGCGGCTCGCAAGTACGATCGCGTCGTGCAGGTCGGCACCCAGCGGCGGAGCACGGCCCATTTGATTGAAGCCCGCGACAAGGTGATCCGTGAAGGATTGCTCGGCACGATCGGTCACGCCGAGATTTGCTGTTACTACGGCATGGGACGCAATCGTACGGCTGAGAATTGCCCGCCGCCTGAGTACCTCGACTACGAGATGTGGACCGGCCCCGCTCCGAAGCTGCCGTTCAATCCGGTGATGCATCCGCGCAGTTGGCGAATGTTCCAGGAGTTCGGCAACGGCATCATGGGGGACATGTGCATTCATATGCTCGATACGGTGCGCTGGATGCTTGACCTGGGGTGGCCCACAAGCGTGAACAGCCGCGGCGGAACGTACGTCTACACCGACGCCACCGGCAACGTGCCCGACACGCAGGTCGCGACGTTCGATTTCGGCAACCTGGACGTCGTCTGGACGCATCGCACCTACGGCGATGCCCCCGACCGCGATTACCCCTGGGCCGTGTTCCTGTACGGCGATAAGGGAACTCTGAAAGCGAGCGTGAACAAGTACGAGTTCTTCCCCAAAGGGAAAAAGGAAGCGACCCTCAGCGGAGCGCCCCAGACCGAGTGGGATAAGTACCCGGAAGACCAGCACGAAAAGGACCTCGAGCAGCACGTCGCCGCCGCCAACCGCGCCCACCAGCGCGACTTCCTGAAAGCGATCGAGCAGCGCACTCGCCCCGTGGCCGACATCGAACAAGGGCACATCTCGACCGCCAGTTGCATCCTGGCGAACATGTCCCTGCAACTAGGCCGCAGCCTGACCTGGGACGCCGCAGCCGGCAAGGTGAAGGGAGACGACGAGGCGAACAAGCTGCTCGCCCGCGAATACCGCGGCTTCTGGGTTCATCCGACGGCGGAGAATGTTTAA
- a CDS encoding sulfatase, translating into MRRNILSLAPLALVILFGLLAVPALAADRPNIVWIFAEDMNDWMGCYGDDTVPTPNIDALANNGVRFNRAYMPAGVCSATRSAIALGAMQTSLGVHNHRSSRQRYPGEEIRLPKEVKTVYQTLRAGGYHVINYGPKSDFNFLWASQNEKELKKRNGTSAIPAASESDLLYDVNVLPWAPSNDLLPGLLAACPDDKPVFLQLQLRGGKNNGKFSGFPQGKTSAEDVEVVPYYADLPSVRNEIAHHYDCIRQTDEEVGQIVKTLKEHGFDKNTIVFFFTDHGMKLPRHKQWLYEGSIRVPLVIAGPGIPVGTTRDDLVSGIDITAATLALAGINQPKYMEAKDFFADDYKRDYVISARDRCDYTIERVRAVTGQRFKYLRNFKTDRPFMQPQYRDGEAFMKDLKAYYKAGKMNEIESFIMSETRVPEELYDLENDPHEIHNLANDPAYREQLEKCRGILNAWIEQTGDQGQYDESVESLKGVLQQWSKQAVNPEYDKAR; encoded by the coding sequence ATGCGACGAAACATTCTCTCGCTTGCCCCGCTGGCCCTGGTCATTCTCTTCGGCCTATTGGCTGTTCCTGCCCTGGCGGCCGATCGCCCGAATATTGTGTGGATCTTTGCCGAAGACATGAACGACTGGATGGGGTGCTATGGGGACGATACCGTCCCCACCCCCAACATCGACGCATTGGCCAATAACGGCGTGCGATTCAATCGGGCGTATATGCCAGCGGGCGTTTGCTCGGCAACGCGTTCGGCAATTGCCCTGGGTGCGATGCAGACGAGCCTGGGGGTTCACAATCATCGCAGTTCGCGACAGCGCTACCCAGGCGAAGAGATCCGTCTGCCGAAAGAGGTGAAGACGGTCTATCAAACGTTACGCGCCGGCGGCTATCACGTGATCAACTATGGCCCCAAAAGTGATTTCAACTTCCTGTGGGCTTCGCAAAACGAAAAAGAGTTGAAGAAGCGAAATGGCACCAGCGCTATCCCTGCCGCATCAGAGAGTGACTTGCTGTACGACGTCAATGTGCTGCCTTGGGCACCCAGCAATGACCTGTTGCCAGGACTGCTTGCAGCTTGCCCCGATGACAAGCCGGTGTTCCTTCAACTGCAACTGCGCGGCGGGAAGAACAACGGCAAGTTCTCTGGCTTTCCGCAGGGGAAGACCTCGGCCGAGGACGTCGAGGTAGTGCCCTACTACGCTGATCTACCCAGCGTTCGCAACGAGATCGCCCATCACTACGACTGCATTCGCCAGACCGACGAAGAGGTTGGGCAGATCGTGAAGACGCTGAAAGAGCATGGCTTCGACAAGAACACGATCGTCTTCTTCTTCACCGATCACGGCATGAAACTACCGCGTCACAAACAGTGGCTCTACGAAGGGAGCATTCGTGTGCCCCTGGTTATCGCCGGCCCTGGCATCCCGGTCGGTACCACACGGGACGACCTGGTCAGCGGCATTGATATTACCGCCGCGACGCTCGCGCTGGCCGGCATCAACCAGCCCAAGTATATGGAAGCGAAGGACTTCTTTGCCGATGACTACAAGCGCGACTACGTCATCAGTGCCCGGGACCGTTGCGACTACACCATCGAACGCGTTCGTGCCGTTACCGGCCAGCGGTTCAAGTACCTGCGCAACTTCAAGACCGATCGCCCCTTCATGCAGCCCCAATATCGCGACGGCGAAGCGTTCATGAAAGACCTGAAAGCCTACTACAAGGCCGGCAAGATGAACGAAATCGAAAGCTTCATCATGTCGGAAACGCGCGTGCCGGAAGAGCTTTACGACCTGGAGAATGACCCCCACGAGATCCACAACCTGGCCAATGATCCGGCGTACCGCGAGCAGTTAGAGAAGTGCCGCGGTATTCTGAATGCATGGATCGAACAAACGGGGGACCAGGGGCAATATGACGAGTCGGTCGAGTCGCTCAAAGGGGTGCTCCAGCAGTGGAGCAAGCAAGCTGTGAACCCTGAATACGACAAGGCGCGATAG
- a CDS encoding C-terminal binding protein translates to MAKFHVLLTDYAWEELEIEKQVLADNDVQLIVATAKDEDSLAALAKEHQVDAIMTNWAQVTEKVISASPNVKIVARLGIGLDNIDMAYCTSKGILVTNTPDYCLIEVAEHTLALIFACARKVAMYHHDTMSGKYDLSAGPIMRRMEGQTLGIVGLGNIGMLLAKKAKCLGLNVIATSRSGKTMDGVETVDMDTLLAKSDYVSLLIPATAETKKSFGAEQFQKMKPTAYLINTARGAIVDHDALAAALAAGELAGAALDVQDPEPCDLTIAPYNDPRVIVTPHAAFVSFESLENMRGRVSQQVVDCLLGKTPENVRNGLTAG, encoded by the coding sequence ATGGCTAAATTCCACGTTCTGCTGACCGACTATGCCTGGGAAGAACTGGAAATCGAGAAGCAAGTGCTCGCCGACAACGACGTGCAGCTGATCGTCGCGACCGCGAAAGATGAAGATTCGCTCGCCGCTTTGGCCAAAGAACACCAGGTCGACGCCATCATGACCAACTGGGCCCAGGTAACCGAAAAGGTTATTTCCGCTTCTCCCAACGTGAAGATCGTGGCTCGGTTGGGGATTGGGCTCGATAACATCGACATGGCCTACTGCACGTCGAAGGGGATTCTGGTTACCAACACGCCGGACTACTGCTTAATTGAAGTCGCCGAGCACACCCTGGCGTTAATTTTCGCGTGTGCCCGGAAGGTGGCCATGTACCACCACGACACGATGAGCGGCAAGTACGACCTCTCGGCCGGGCCGATCATGCGTCGGATGGAAGGTCAAACGCTCGGGATCGTCGGCCTGGGCAATATCGGCATGCTGCTGGCCAAAAAGGCGAAGTGCCTGGGCCTGAACGTCATCGCCACCAGCCGTAGCGGCAAGACGATGGACGGAGTCGAAACGGTTGACATGGACACCCTGCTGGCCAAATCAGACTACGTTTCGCTGCTGATCCCGGCGACCGCGGAAACGAAGAAATCATTCGGTGCCGAGCAGTTCCAGAAGATGAAGCCGACCGCCTATCTGATCAACACGGCTCGCGGGGCCATCGTCGATCACGATGCCTTGGCCGCGGCCCTGGCTGCTGGCGAACTGGCCGGAGCGGCCCTCGATGTGCAAGATCCGGAACCATGCGACCTGACGATCGCCCCGTACAACGACCCCCGCGTAATCGTCACCCCGCATGCCGCGTTTGTGAGCTTCGAGTCACTGGAAAACATGCGCGGCCGCGTCTCGCAGCAAGTGGTTGACTGCTTGCTGGGGAAAACGCCAGAGAACGTCCGCAACGGATTGACCGCCGGCTAA
- the uvrA gene encoding excinuclease ABC subunit UvrA → MPVSDIEVKGAREHNLREVSLTLPRNKLICLTGVSGSGKSSLAFDTVYAEGQRRYVESLSSYARQFMGQMPKPDVDYIGGLTPSISISQKTTSNNPRSTVGTITEIYDYLRVIFSRVGQGFCSECGKKLTAQTREQILERILGQEEGTSFAVLAPLVRGQKGEFKDLFIDLLKQGFVRARVDGEIIQLNDELQLDRQMRHNIELVVDRLSIKEGVRGRLAEAVELALKMGEGSLIVAPREEETPEGEEAAPKKKRAKSKRSKMAVAGDMMFSVDYACVDCGISYSPPTPQLFSFNSPQGMCPTCDGLGKVYTFDPELLVPDVTLSFKQGAIELLGKWKELGRWKRHIYQGMADTMERKYDLGKGAILETAWRDMTQQQQDYLLWGTGDEHITFTWRGGNSPQMYGGTYGGIVPDLLEKYRNTNSKPQQRQLEKYMATVICPQCHGDRLNPQARSVKVTTTSNAFGEDGSRTLPEVCQLSIQQAADFFSELELDNLSQKIAEEAVKEVRGRLGFLQNVGLEYLTLDRTAPTLSGGESQRIRLAGQIGCGLVGVTYILDEPSIGLHPRDNDRLLATLNDLRDLGNTVLVVEHDEDTMRVADHIIDFGPGAGVRGGYVVAQGTAKQLEAVEESVTGRFLSGKDKIEIPKKRRPLGEKKLRIVGAAQNNLKNITAEIPLGGFVCITGASGSGKSSLINGILVEALRRDLNGGLGEPGEHERIEGIEHLDKMIAIDQSPIGRTPRSNPATYIKVFDEIRDLFAQLPESRKRGYKPGRFSFNVDGGRCSACEGNGANKLEMDFLADIWVTCPVCEGHRFNRETLEILFKDKSIADILEMDVQDALKTFENVPKIAQKLQTLHDVGLDYIKLGQPSPTLSGGEAQRIKLAKELSKRSTGKTLYLLDEPTTGLHFADTKMLLKVLHDFAELGNTVLVVEHNLDVIKTADWVVDLGPEGGVKGGTIVAQGTPEDVAAVEASFTGQALQPLLRGETSRAVAEIKRAAKESQQTAKVLAKRIDVRGAKMHNLKDVSVGIDRDKMTVFCGPSGSGKSSLAMDTIYAEGQRRYVESLSAYARQFVGQMQKPKVDHIEGLSPAIAIEQKNLGKSPRSTVGTVTEIYDYLRVLMSRLGVPHCPDCDVPIKTQTSTQITDKVLQEEEGTKLFLLAPRHLDTGQQYSDLWEELKAAGYQRIRVDGVVHTIDRMPKIDRRRKHDVEVVVDRIVVRQDARPRIADSVEIALSQSGGVLVIAYAEDDVPEAHWRTKRLSQKLSCEQCDRSFDPLSPHNFSFNSYLGWCPDCEGLGTQTGADPTALLSDPKRSLAEGALRLWPDLKSPTAMRMLEAICEKNKIPIDVPFEQLGARQRRIILHGTGDTVYDIYTDAKKRDKIEFRFQFKGLYPALEDASRLSPSFRGQLESLVAEVECTTCDGSRLRDDASAVRFRKKSMRDITSMPLAELLDFIRAANLKKREQKIAGELLREIDNRVQFLLDVGLEYLTLRRTAPTLSAGEAQRIRLASQLGSGLCGVLYVLDEPTIGLHPRDNRRLLKALHRLRDLGNTLLVVEHDQEVIEGSDRLIDFGPQAGRHGGTIVAEGTPKQIAKAPGSVTGPYISGKQAIYAPSNRRMMSIANNSDEDVIADFSSPSGEWLEIVGASHRNLRNVNVSIPLGALVAIGGPSGSGKSTLVQEILYNTLARRLHRASTIPGAHDALRGMENINKVIRVDQQPIGNSPSSNPATYTGVFDLIRDLFAQLPDAKVRGYTARRFSFNVEGGRCEDCQGMGQKCIEMHFLPDVWVTCETCNGLRYNEETLAVKFHGKSISEVLEMSCGQAVQLFENIPKIRRTLQTLCDVGLDYVTLGQSAPTLSGGEAQRVKLASELARPDTGRTLYLLDEPSTGLHFEDLKKLLDVFHRLVDLGNTVIVIEHNLDILKQADWVIEMGPEAGQSGGQVVTVGTPEDIVEYAKSFQKLAKKQKSEESTLTDERGMTWLRSHTGEALGPVLEAAPRQERPLYDPHEADQEREGDLDIDDVGAQIQMPWEIDGRRWHTKDRVGRDGQPCNWDGKILAEVVDRIQASDSFSDANWNSRTIVEIAAKKKSDGWFFHGISGESWLVKLKFRVMKGTFNKYELPQELNLPTLNQMDDLPIYSNDPRVKVKNLRGPFQEIEIRAHSWQEINKPEFWKFVDDAIIGFQKYESTISQDVESHMPWKKLGEKWHLSRKGFPPGKKVAWEQSVLEEVIELLREVAPQGEILWNNQMLINMMIPGKRTAWAVVTTKKPEHVRLELKTSKASTTQGRIAELGHEPDVDQSRAGEEIVRLHFRHEADLQKGDLKAFLKEHFDGESSSGQRSLL, encoded by the coding sequence ATGCCGGTTTCCGATATTGAAGTCAAAGGGGCCCGCGAACACAATCTGCGCGAGGTCTCGCTGACGCTTCCTCGCAATAAACTGATTTGTCTGACCGGCGTGAGCGGTAGCGGGAAAAGCTCGCTGGCGTTCGATACGGTCTATGCGGAAGGACAGCGGCGGTACGTCGAGAGCCTGTCCAGCTATGCGCGGCAGTTCATGGGGCAGATGCCCAAGCCCGATGTCGACTACATCGGCGGTCTGACCCCCAGCATCTCGATTTCGCAGAAAACGACCAGCAACAACCCCCGTAGTACGGTCGGCACGATCACCGAAATCTACGACTACCTGCGCGTGATCTTCTCGCGCGTGGGGCAGGGTTTTTGTAGTGAATGTGGCAAGAAGCTGACGGCCCAGACGCGCGAACAAATCCTCGAGCGGATTCTCGGCCAGGAAGAAGGAACCTCGTTCGCGGTGCTCGCTCCGCTGGTTCGCGGCCAGAAGGGAGAGTTCAAAGATCTGTTCATCGACCTCTTGAAGCAAGGCTTCGTCCGGGCTCGCGTCGACGGCGAGATCATCCAGCTCAACGACGAACTTCAGCTCGATCGACAGATGCGGCACAACATCGAGTTGGTCGTCGATCGCTTGAGCATCAAAGAAGGGGTCCGCGGACGCCTGGCCGAAGCGGTGGAGCTGGCCCTGAAGATGGGGGAAGGGAGCCTGATCGTCGCCCCGCGGGAAGAGGAAACGCCGGAAGGGGAAGAAGCAGCCCCGAAAAAGAAGCGCGCCAAAAGCAAGCGTAGCAAGATGGCCGTCGCGGGGGACATGATGTTCTCGGTCGACTATGCCTGCGTCGACTGTGGGATATCTTACAGTCCGCCAACGCCGCAGTTGTTCAGCTTCAACTCGCCGCAAGGGATGTGCCCCACGTGCGATGGGCTGGGCAAGGTCTATACGTTCGATCCCGAACTGCTGGTCCCCGACGTGACCCTCTCGTTCAAGCAAGGGGCGATCGAACTGCTGGGTAAGTGGAAAGAGCTGGGCCGCTGGAAGCGTCATATCTACCAAGGTATGGCCGATACCATGGAGCGGAAGTACGATCTGGGCAAAGGAGCGATCCTGGAAACGGCCTGGCGCGACATGACCCAGCAGCAGCAAGACTATCTGCTATGGGGCACCGGCGACGAGCACATCACGTTCACTTGGCGCGGCGGCAACAGCCCCCAGATGTACGGCGGCACCTACGGCGGTATTGTACCTGATTTGCTGGAAAAGTATCGCAATACGAACTCGAAACCGCAGCAGCGGCAGCTCGAGAAGTACATGGCCACGGTCATCTGTCCGCAGTGCCACGGCGATCGCCTGAATCCCCAGGCTCGCAGCGTGAAAGTCACCACCACCAGCAATGCGTTCGGCGAAGATGGTTCGCGCACGCTGCCAGAGGTCTGCCAGCTGTCGATTCAACAGGCAGCCGACTTCTTCAGCGAACTTGAACTCGACAACCTCTCGCAGAAGATCGCCGAAGAAGCGGTCAAGGAAGTCCGCGGCCGACTGGGCTTCCTGCAGAACGTGGGGCTCGAATACCTGACGCTCGACCGCACGGCACCAACCCTCAGTGGTGGTGAATCGCAGCGTATTCGTCTGGCCGGGCAGATTGGCTGCGGGCTGGTCGGCGTGACGTATATCCTCGACGAACCGTCGATCGGTCTTCACCCGCGCGATAACGATCGCCTACTGGCCACCCTCAACGACCTGCGCGACCTGGGCAACACGGTGCTGGTGGTCGAGCACGACGAAGACACCATGCGTGTCGCCGACCATATCATCGACTTCGGTCCCGGTGCCGGCGTGCGTGGCGGGTACGTCGTCGCCCAGGGTACGGCCAAGCAGTTAGAAGCGGTCGAAGAAAGCGTTACCGGACGGTTCCTTTCCGGCAAGGACAAGATCGAGATCCCCAAGAAGCGTCGTCCGCTGGGGGAAAAGAAGCTTCGCATCGTCGGTGCCGCACAGAACAACCTGAAGAACATCACCGCCGAGATCCCGCTGGGTGGCTTCGTCTGCATCACCGGGGCCAGCGGTAGCGGCAAGAGTTCGCTGATCAACGGCATTCTCGTCGAAGCACTCCGCCGCGATTTGAACGGCGGTCTCGGCGAGCCAGGCGAGCACGAGCGGATCGAAGGGATCGAGCATCTCGACAAGATGATCGCGATCGATCAAAGCCCGATCGGCCGCACGCCGCGCAGTAACCCGGCGACTTACATCAAGGTGTTCGACGAAATCCGAGACCTGTTCGCCCAACTGCCAGAGTCCCGCAAGCGAGGCTACAAGCCAGGCCGCTTCAGCTTTAACGTCGACGGCGGTCGCTGCAGTGCCTGCGAAGGAAACGGGGCCAACAAGCTGGAAATGGACTTTCTGGCCGACATCTGGGTCACTTGCCCGGTGTGCGAAGGGCATCGCTTCAACCGCGAAACGCTAGAGATCTTGTTCAAAGACAAGTCGATTGCCGACATCTTAGAGATGGACGTGCAAGACGCTTTGAAGACCTTCGAGAACGTCCCCAAGATCGCCCAGAAGCTGCAAACGCTGCACGACGTCGGGCTCGATTACATCAAGCTCGGCCAGCCCTCACCCACCCTTTCCGGCGGTGAAGCCCAGCGTATCAAACTGGCCAAAGAGCTTTCTAAACGCAGCACCGGCAAGACGCTGTACCTGCTGGACGAACCCACCACGGGGCTCCACTTCGCCGATACGAAGATGCTGCTCAAGGTGCTGCATGACTTTGCGGAACTGGGCAACACGGTACTGGTGGTCGAGCATAACCTGGACGTGATCAAAACGGCCGACTGGGTTGTCGATCTCGGGCCCGAAGGGGGCGTCAAAGGGGGAACGATCGTCGCCCAAGGCACACCGGAAGATGTTGCCGCAGTCGAAGCTTCGTTCACCGGTCAGGCCCTGCAGCCACTCTTGCGCGGCGAAACGAGCCGCGCCGTGGCCGAGATCAAACGCGCGGCCAAGGAATCGCAGCAGACCGCCAAGGTTCTGGCCAAGCGCATCGACGTGCGTGGTGCCAAGATGCACAACCTGAAGGACGTCAGCGTCGGCATCGATCGCGACAAGATGACCGTCTTCTGCGGACCGAGCGGTAGCGGCAAGAGCTCGCTGGCGATGGATACGATCTACGCCGAAGGGCAGCGCCGCTATGTCGAAAGCTTGAGCGCTTATGCCCGGCAATTCGTCGGCCAGATGCAGAAGCCGAAGGTCGATCACATCGAAGGGCTTTCCCCGGCGATCGCGATCGAGCAAAAGAACCTCGGCAAATCGCCTCGTTCGACGGTCGGTACCGTGACCGAAATTTACGACTATCTGCGCGTGCTGATGAGCCGCCTGGGCGTACCGCATTGCCCCGACTGCGATGTGCCGATCAAGACGCAAACGTCGACGCAAATCACCGACAAGGTTCTGCAGGAAGAGGAGGGGACCAAGCTGTTCCTGCTCGCTCCTCGTCACCTCGATACGGGGCAGCAGTACTCCGACCTGTGGGAAGAGCTGAAGGCCGCCGGCTATCAGCGTATTCGCGTCGACGGCGTGGTCCACACGATCGATCGCATGCCAAAGATCGATCGCCGCCGCAAGCATGACGTAGAAGTGGTGGTCGACCGTATCGTCGTTCGTCAGGATGCCCGGCCTCGTATTGCCGACAGCGTGGAAATCGCCCTTAGCCAGTCCGGCGGCGTGCTCGTCATCGCCTATGCGGAAGACGACGTGCCGGAAGCCCACTGGCGAACCAAACGCTTGAGCCAGAAGCTCTCGTGCGAGCAGTGCGATCGCAGCTTCGATCCTCTCTCGCCGCATAACTTCTCGTTCAACAGCTACCTTGGCTGGTGCCCCGACTGCGAAGGGCTCGGCACGCAGACAGGTGCCGACCCGACGGCCCTGTTGAGCGATCCCAAACGCAGCCTGGCCGAAGGGGCCCTGCGATTGTGGCCTGACCTTAAGTCCCCCACCGCGATGCGGATGCTGGAAGCGATCTGCGAGAAGAACAAGATTCCGATCGATGTTCCGTTTGAACAGTTGGGCGCTCGGCAGCGGCGTATCATTTTGCACGGCACCGGCGACACCGTGTACGACATCTACACCGACGCCAAGAAGCGAGACAAGATCGAGTTTCGTTTCCAGTTCAAAGGGTTGTACCCAGCACTGGAAGATGCCTCGCGATTGAGTCCTTCGTTCCGCGGTCAGCTCGAATCGCTGGTGGCGGAGGTGGAATGCACAACCTGCGATGGTTCGCGACTGCGCGACGACGCTTCGGCGGTCCGCTTCCGCAAGAAGTCGATGCGCGATATCACCAGCATGCCGTTGGCCGAACTGCTGGACTTCATTCGCGCGGCGAACCTGAAAAAACGCGAACAGAAGATCGCCGGAGAACTACTCCGCGAGATCGATAACCGCGTGCAGTTCCTGCTGGACGTCGGTCTCGAGTACCTGACCCTTCGCCGTACGGCCCCCACGCTGTCGGCCGGTGAAGCGCAGCGTATCCGCCTGGCCAGCCAACTGGGCAGTGGCCTGTGCGGCGTGCTGTACGTGCTCGACGAACCAACGATCGGCCTTCACCCGCGCGACAACCGCCGCCTGCTCAAGGCGCTGCACAGGTTGCGTGACCTGGGCAATACACTGCTGGTCGTCGAACACGATCAGGAAGTGATCGAAGGAAGCGACCGACTGATCGACTTCGGTCCTCAGGCCGGCCGCCATGGCGGGACGATCGTGGCCGAAGGGACGCCCAAGCAAATCGCCAAAGCACCTGGATCGGTGACGGGTCCGTACATCTCCGGCAAACAGGCGATCTACGCGCCGAGCAATCGCCGCATGATGTCGATCGCGAACAACTCCGACGAAGACGTGATCGCCGATTTCAGCAGCCCTTCCGGCGAATGGCTGGAGATTGTCGGGGCCAGCCACCGTAACCTGCGGAACGTGAACGTCTCGATTCCGCTGGGGGCTTTGGTTGCTATCGGCGGCCCGAGCGGTAGCGGTAAGAGCACGCTCGTCCAAGAGATTCTGTACAACACGCTGGCTCGCCGGCTGCATCGCGCGTCGACCATTCCTGGTGCCCACGATGCCCTGCGCGGCATGGAGAACATCAACAAGGTTATCCGCGTCGACCAGCAGCCGATCGGCAACAGCCCCAGCTCGAACCCAGCGACCTATACCGGTGTGTTCGATCTGATTCGCGACCTGTTCGCCCAACTGCCCGATGCCAAGGTCCGCGGTTACACCGCGCGTCGCTTCAGCTTCAACGTGGAAGGGGGACGCTGCGAAGACTGCCAAGGGATGGGACAGAAATGCATCGAGATGCACTTCCTGCCGGACGTGTGGGTTACCTGCGAAACATGCAACGGCCTGCGATACAACGAAGAGACCCTGGCAGTCAAGTTCCACGGCAAGTCGATCTCGGAAGTGCTTGAAATGTCGTGCGGTCAGGCCGTGCAGTTGTTCGAGAACATCCCCAAGATTCGCCGCACGCTGCAAACGCTGTGCGATGTGGGTCTTGATTACGTGACGCTCGGCCAGTCGGCTCCGACCCTTTCCGGTGGTGAAGCCCAGCGCGTGAAGCTGGCCTCGGAACTCGCTCGGCCCGATACGGGACGCACGCTGTATCTGCTCGACGAACCTTCGACCGGGCTGCACTTCGAAGACCTGAAGAAGCTGCTGGATGTCTTCCACCGATTGGTCGACCTGGGCAACACGGTGATCGTGATCGAACACAATCTCGACATCTTGAAACAGGCCGACTGGGTCATCGAGATGGGGCCCGAAGCGGGCCAGTCTGGCGGACAGGTCGTTACCGTGGGCACACCGGAAGATATCGTCGAGTACGCCAAGTCGTTTCAGAAGCTGGCCAAGAAGCAGAAGAGCGAAGAGTCGACCCTGACCGACGAGCGCGGCATGACCTGGCTCCGCAGCCACACCGGCGAAGCGCTTGGCCCGGTGCTGGAAGCGGCCCCGCGACAAGAGCGACCGCTATACGATCCTCACGAGGCCGACCAGGAACGGGAAGGGGACCTCGACATCGACGACGTCGGTGCCCAGATTCAAATGCCATGGGAGATCGACGGACGCCGCTGGCACACTAAAGACCGCGTCGGACGAGACGGACAGCCGTGCAACTGGGACGGCAAGATCCTGGCCGAAGTGGTCGATCGGATTCAAGCTTCCGATTCGTTCAGCGATGCGAACTGGAACTCGCGCACGATCGTTGAGATTGCCGCCAAAAAGAAGTCGGACGGCTGGTTCTTCCATGGCATCTCCGGCGAAAGCTGGCTGGTGAAGCTGAAGTTCCGCGTGATGAAGGGAACGTTCAACAAGTACGAACTGCCCCAGGAACTGAACCTGCCGACGTTGAACCAGATGGACGACCTGCCGATCTACAGCAACGATCCACGCGTGAAGGTGAAGAACCTGCGTGGTCCGTTCCAAGAGATCGAGATCCGGGCCCACAGCTGGCAAGAGATCAACAAGCCAGAGTTCTGGAAGTTCGTCGACGACGCGATCATCGGCTTCCAGAAATACGAGTCGACGATCAGCCAGGATGTCGAAAGCCACATGCCGTGGAAGAAGCTGGGCGAGAAGTGGCATCTCTCGCGCAAGGGCTTCCCACCGGGCAAGAAGGTCGCGTGGGAGCAGTCGGTGCTCGAAGAGGTGATCGAGCTGCTACGCGAGGTCGCTCCGCAGGGCGAGATCCTGTGGAACAACCAGATGCTGATCAACATGATGATCCCGGGCAAGCGAACCGCCTGGGCCGTGGTGACAACGAAGAAGCCGGAACATGTTCGCCTGGAGCTGAAGACCTCCAAAGCGTCTACTACCCAGGGAAGAATTGCCGAATTAGGTCACGAACCGGACGTCGACCAGTCGCGCGCCGGCGAAGAGATCGTCCGGCTGCACTTCCGCCACGAGGCCGACCTGCAAAAGGGGGATCTGAAGGCATTTTTGAAGGAGCATTTCGACGGCGAATCTTCTTCTGGTCAGCGATCGCTCCTCTAA